From the Sebastes fasciatus isolate fSebFas1 chromosome 3, fSebFas1.pri, whole genome shotgun sequence genome, one window contains:
- the LOC141765305 gene encoding E3 ubiquitin-protein ligase TRIM21-like, translating to MAAASNLLSKDQFLCSICLDVFTDPVAIPCGHNFCKNCITEHWNTSDRCQCPMCKEVFTIRPDLRVNTFISEMVVQFRQSAQQKASSSSSEQQVSKPGEVPCDFCTGTKLKALKSCLVCLASYCETHLGPHLTASRLKRHQLIDPVENLEDRMCMKHDKPLELFCKTDQTCVCMLCLVLDHKTHEFVPLKEEYEGKKAELGKTEAEIQQMIQKRRLKIQEIKHSVDLSEEDADREIAEGVQVFSALKETVERGQANLINTIKEKQKTTEKQAEAFIKELEQEISELTKRRTEVEQLSRSEDHLHLLQSVQSLKAAPPTKDWTEVTVCPSTYEGTVVKAVAQLEETLSKEMKKLVAEAELRRVQQYAVDVALDPDTAHPDLILSDDGKQVNDSDVKKNLPDNPERFSISVFVLGKQSFSSGRFYFEVQVKGKTDWTLGVARESINRKGVITQRPKDGYWTIWLTNVNEYKALDVPPVSLSLKSRPQKVGVFVDYEEGLVSFYDVDAAALIYSFTGCCFTEKLLTFFSPCDNDGGKNSAPLIISPVNQAE from the coding sequence ATGGCTGCTGCCAGCAATCTGCTATCTAaagatcagtttctgtgctccatctgtctggatgtgttcactgatccagtcgctataccatgtggacacaacttctgcaaaaactgcatcACTGAACACTGGAATACTAGTGACAGGTGTCAGTGTCCCATGTGTAAAGAGGTTTTTACCATAAGACCTGATTTGAGGGTCAACACTTTCATCTCTGAGATGGTTGTTCAattcagacagtcagctcaacagaaagccagcagcagcagctcagagcaacaagtgtccaaaccaggagaagttccctgtgacttctgcactggaaccaaactgaaggccctgaagtcctgcctggtgtgtctggcctcctactgtgagactcacctgggGCCTCATCTGACAGCTTCACgtctgaaaagacatcagctgatcgaccctgtggagaacctggaagaCAGGATGTGTATGAAGCACGATAAACctctggagctgttctgtaagaccgaccagacatgtgtctgcatgctctgcCTCGTTTTAGACCACAAGACACACGAGTttgttcctctgaaagaagaatatgaaggaaagaaggccgagctggggaagacagaggctgaaatccagcagatgatccagaagagacgactgaagattcaggagatcAAACATTCAGTCGACctcagtgaggaagatgcagacagagagatagcagaaggtgttcaggtcttcagtGCTCTGAAGGAGACTGTTGAGAGAGGCCAGGCCAATCTCATCAACacgatcaaagagaagcagaaaacaacagaaaaacaggccgaagctttcatcaaagagctggaacaggaaatctctgagctgacgaagagaaggactgaagtggagcagctctcacgctctgaagaccatctccatcttctccagagtgtccagtccctgaaagctgctccacccacCAAGGACTGGACAGAGGTCACTGTCTGTCCATCAACATATGAGGGCACTGTGGTGAAAGCTGtggctcagctggaggagacactcagtaaagagatgaagaagtTGGTCGCTGAGGCTGAGCTGAGGAGGGTCCAGCAGTATGCAGTGGATGTGGCACTTGATCCTGATACAGCTCATCCTgatctcatcctgtctgatgatggaAAACAAGTGAATGATAGTGATGTGAAgaagaatctcccagacaacccagagagattttctattagtgtttttgttttaggaaagcagagtttctcttcaggcaGATTTTACTTTGAGGTTCAAGTTAAAGGAAAGACTGACTGGACTttaggagtggccagagagtcgatcaacaggaagggagTCATCACACAGAGACCTAAGGATGGTTACTGGACTATATGGTTGACAAATGTAAATGAGTACAAAGCTCTTGATGTTCCTCCTGTtagtctctctctgaagtctcggcctcagaaggtgggggtgtttgtggattatgaggagggtctggtctccttttatgacgtagatgctgcagctcttatctactcctttactggctgctgcttcactgagaaactcctcACATTCTTCAGTCCTTGTGATAATGATGGTggtaaaaactctgcccctctgatcatctctcctgtcaatcaAGCTGAGTAG
- the LOC141764524 gene encoding E3 ubiquitin-protein ligase TRIM21-like, which translates to MATASNLQSEDQFLCSICLDVFTDPVTIPCGHNFCKNCINEHWNTSDRCQCPMCKEAFTTRPDLRVNTFISEIVVQFIQSAQQKTSSSSSEQQVSKPGEVPCDFCTGTKLKALKSCLVCLASYCETHLEPHLTMSGLKRHQLIDPVENLEDRMCTKHDKPLELFCKTDLTCICMLCLVLDHKMHDVVPLKEEYEEKKAELGKTETEIQQMIQKRRLKIQEIKHSVHLSEEDADRGIAEGVQVFTALKESVERGQANLINLIKEKQKTTEKQAEAFIKELEQEISELTKRWTEVEQLSRSEDQLHLLQSFQSLKAAPPTKDWTEVSVRPSYEGTVRRAVAQLEETLNKEMKKLLAKSELKRVQQYAVDVTLDPDTAHPRLILSDDGKQVNDSDVRKNLPDNPERIDTYVNVLAKQSFSSGRFYFEVQVKRKTDWDLGVARESINRKGAIKLSPQNGYWTIWLRDGNEYKALDVSRVSLSLKSRPQKVGVFVDYEEGLVSFYDVDAAALIYSFTGCCFTEKLLPYFSPELNHGGKNSAPLIISPVNQAE; encoded by the coding sequence tgcatcAATGAACACTGGAATACTAGTGACAGGTGCCAGTGTCCCATGTGTAAAGAGGCTTTTACCACAAGACCTGATTTGAGGGTCAACACCTTCATCTCTGAGATCGTTGTTCAGTTTATACAGTCAGCTCAACaaaaaaccagcagcagcagctcagagcaacaagtgtccaaaccaggagaagttcccTGTGATTTCTGCACaggaaccaaactgaaggccctgaagtcctgcctggtgtgtctggcctcctactgtgagactcacctggagccGCATCTGACAATGTCAGgcctgaaaagacatcagctgatcgaccctgtggagaacctggaagacaggatgtgtacgaagcacgataaacctctggagctgttctgtaagactGACCTGACATGTATCTGCATGCTCTGCCTTGTTCTAGACCACAAGATGCATGATGttgttcctctgaaagaagaatatgaagaaaagaaggccgagctggggaagacagagactgaaatccagcagatgatccagaagagacgactgaagattcaggagatcAAACACTCAGTTCACctcagtgaggaagatgcagacagaggGATAGCAGAAGGTGTTCAAGTCTTTACtgctctgaaggagtctgttgagAGAGGCCAGGCCAATCTCATCAACTtgatcaaagagaagcagaaaacaacagaaaaacaggccgaagctttcatcaaagagctggaacaggaaatctctgagctgacGAAGAGATGGACTGAAGTGGAGCAGCTCTCACGCTCTGAAGaccaactccacctcctccagaGTTTCCAGTCCttgaaagctgctccacccacCAAGGACTGGACAGAGGTCAGCGTCCGTCCATCATATGAGGGGACTGTGAGGAGAGCTGtggctcagctggaggagacactcaataaagagatgaagaagctgcTTGCTAAGTCAGAGCTAAAGAGGGTCCAGCAGTATGCCGTGGATGTGACTCTTGATCCTGATACAGCTCATCCCcgtctcatcctgtctgatgatgggAAACAAGTGAATGATAGTGATGTGAGgaagaatctcccagacaacccaGAGAGAATTGATACTTATGTTAATGTCTTAgcaaagcagagtttctcttcaggcaGATTTTACTTTGAGGTTCAAGTTAAAAGAAAGACTGACTGGGACttaggagtggccagagagtcgatcaacaggaagggagCCATCAAGCTGAGCCCTCAGAATGGTTACTGGACTATATGGTTGAGAGATGGAAATGAGTACAAAGCTCTTGATGTCTCTCgagtcagtctctctctgaagtctcggcctcagaaggtgggggtgtttgtggattatgaggagggtctggtctccttttatgacgtagatgctgcagctcttatctactcctttactggctgctgcttcactgagaaactcctcCCATACTTCAGTCCTGAACTTAATCATGGTggtaaaaactctgcccctctgatcatctctcctgtcaatcaAGCTGAGTAG
- the LOC141765303 gene encoding E3 ubiquitin-protein ligase TRIM21-like, whose product MAAASNLLSEDQFLCSICLNVFINPVSIPCGHNFCKNCITEHWNTNDRCQCPKCKEAFTIRPDLRINTFISEMVVQFKQSAQQKTSSSSSEQQVSKPGEVPCDVCTGTKLKALKSCLVCLASYCETHLEPHLTTSRLKRHQLIDPVENLEDRMCTKHDKPLELFCKTDQTCVCMLCHVVDHKMHDVVPLKEEYEGKKAELGKTEAEIQQMIQKRRLKIQEIKHSVDLSEEDADREIAEGVQVFTALKESVERGQANLINTIKEKQKTTEKQAEASIKELEQEISELTKRKTEVEQLKRSEDHIHLLQSVQSLKAAPPTKDWTEVSVRPSYEGTVRRAVAQLEKTISKEMKKLLEDELKRVQQYAVDVTLDPDTAHPDLILSDDGKQVNDSDVRKNLPDNPKRFSNYVNVLAKQSFSSGIFYFEVQVKGKTKWTLGVARESINRKGIIPLNPQNGYWTIWLGNGNEYKAPASPSVSLSLKSRPQKVGVFVDYEEGLISFYDVDAAALIYSFTGCCFTEKLFPFFCPGVNDGGKNSAPLFISPVNQAE is encoded by the coding sequence ATGGCTGCTGCCAGCAATCTGCTAtctgaagatcagtttctgtgctccatctgtctgaaTGTGTTCATTAATCCAGTCAGTataccatgtggacacaacttctgcaaaaactgcatcACTGAACACTGGAATACTAATGACAGGTGCCAGTGTCCAAAGTGTAAAGAGGCTTTTACCATAAGACCTGATTTGAGGATCAACAccttcatctctgagatggTTGTTCAGTTCAAacagtcagctcaacagaaaaccagcagcagcagctcagagcaacaagtgtccaaaccaggagaagttccctgtgacgtctgcacaggaaccaaactgaaggccctgaagtcctgcctggtgtgtctggcctcctactgtgagactcacctggagcctcatctgacaACTTCACgtctgaaaagacatcagctgatcgaccctgtggagaacctggaagacaggatgtgtacgaagcacgataaacctctggagctgttctgtaagaccgaccagacatgtgtctgcatgctctgcCATGTTGTAGACCACAAGATGCATGATGttgttcctctgaaagaagaatatgaaggaaagaaggccgagctggggaagacagaggctgaaattcagcagatgatccagaagagacgactgaagattcaggagatcaaacactcagtcgacctcagtgaggaagatgcagacagagagatagcagaaggtgttcaggtcttcactgctctgaaggagtctgttgagAGAGGCCAGGCCAATCTCATCAACacgatcaaagagaagcagaaaacaacagaaaaacaggccgAAGCTTccatcaaagagctggaacaggaaatctctgagctgacGAAGAGAAAGACTGAAGTGGAGCAGCTCAAACGATCTGAAGACCATATCCATCTTCTCCAGAGTGTCCAGTccctgaaagctgctccacccacCAAAGACTGGACAGAGGTCAGCGTCCGTCCATCATATGAGGGGACTGTGAGGAGAGCTGTGGCTCAGCTGGAGAAGACAATCagtaaagagatgaagaagctgcTTGAAGATGAGCTGAAGAGGGTCCAGCAGTATGCAGTGGATGTGACTCTTGATCCTGATACAGCTCATCCTgatctcatcctgtctgatgatgggAAACAAGTGAATGATAGTGATGTGAGgaagaatctcccagacaacccaAAGAGATTTTCTAATTATGTTAATGTCTTAgcaaagcagagtttctcttcaggcaTATTTTACTTTGAGGTTCAAGTTAAAGGAAAGACTAAATGGACTttaggagtggccagagagtcgatcaacaggaagggaaTCATCCCACTGAACCCTCAGAATGGTTACTGGACTATATGGTTGGGAAATGGAAATGAGTACAAAGCTCCTGCTAGCCCTtcagtcagtctctctctgaagtctcggcctcagaaggtgggggtgtttgtggattatgaggagggtctgatctccttttatgacgtagatgctgcagctcttatctactcctttactggctgctgcttcactgagaaactcttcccattCTTCTGTCCTGGTGTTAATGATGGTggtaaaaactctgcccctctgttcatctctcctgtcaatcaAGCTGAGTAG
- the LOC141765304 gene encoding E3 ubiquitin-protein ligase TRIM39-like, with translation MAAASNLQSEDQFLCSICLDVFTDPVSTSCGHNFCKNCITEHWNTSDRCQCPMCKEAFTIRPYLKVNTFITEMVVQFRQSAQQKTSSSSSQKRCAKPGEVPCDVCTGTKLKAMKSCLVCLASYCETHLEPHLTMSGLKKHQLIDPVENLEDRMCTKHDKPLELFCKTDQTCICMLCLVLDHKTHDFVPLKEQYEGKKAELGKTEAEIQQMIQKRRLKIQEIKHSVDLSEEDADREIAEGVQVFTALKESVERGLANLIDTIKENERATEKQAEAFIKELEQEISELTKRRTEVEQLSRSEDHLHLLQSVQSLKAAPPTKDWTEVNVRPSYEGTVRRTVAQLEETLSKEMKKLLEDELKRIQQYAVDVKVDPDTAHPELILSDEEKQVNHGDVRMNLPDNPKRFSDCACVLGKQSFCSGRFYFEVQVKGKTQWDFGVARESINRKGRITLSPQDGYWTICLRNGNEYKAATSPPVSLSLKSRPQKVGVFVDYEEGLVSFYDVDAAALIYSFTGCCFTEKLFPYFCPDLNDGRKNSAPLIISPVNQAE, from the coding sequence ATGGCTGCTGCCAGCAATCTGCAAtctgaagatcagtttctgtgctccatctgtctggatgtgttcactgatccagtcagtacatcatgtggacacaacttctgcaaaaactgcatcACTGAACACTGGAATACTAGTGACAGGTGCCAGTGTCCCATGTGTAAAGAGGCTTTTACCATAAGACCTTATTTAAAGGTCAACACCTTCATCACTGAGATGgttgttcagttcagacagtcagctcaacagaaaaccagcagcagcagctcacagAAACGATGTGccaaaccaggagaagttccctgtgacgtctgcactggaaccaaactgaaggctatgaagtcctgcctggtgtgtctggcctcctactgtgagactcacctggagcctcatctgacaATGTCAGGCCTGAAAAAACATCAGCTGATCgaccctgtggagaacctggaagacaggatgtgtacgaagcacgataaacctctggagctgttctgtaagaccgACCAGACATGTATCTGCATGCTCTGCCTCGTTCTAGACCACAAGACACATGATTTTGTTCCTCTGAAAGAACaatatgaaggaaagaaggccgagctggggaagacagaggctgaaattcagcagatgatccagaagagacgactgaagattcaggagatcaaacactcagtcgacctcagtgaggaagatgcagacagagagatagcagaaggcgttcaggtcttcactgctctgaaggagtctgttgagAGAGGCCTGGCCAATCTCATCGACACAATCAAAGAGAACGAGAgagcaacagaaaaacaggccgaagctttcatcaaagagctggaacaggaaatctctgagctgacGAAGAGAAGGACTGAAGTAGAGCAGCTCTCACGCTCTGAAGaccatctccatcttctccagagtgtccagtccctgaaagctgctccacccacCAAAGACTGGACAGAGGTCAACGTCCGTCCATCATATGAGGGGACTGTGAGGAGAACTGTGGCTCAGCTGGAGGAAACACTCagtaaagagatgaagaagctgcTTGAAGATGAGCTGAAGAGGATCCAGCAgtatgcagtggatgtgaaagTTGATCCTGATACAGCTCATCCtgaactcatcctgtctgatgaaGAGAAACAAGTGAATCATGGTGATGTGAGGatgaatctcccagacaacccaAAGAGATTTTCTGATTGTGCTTGTGTTTTAGGAAAGCAGAGTTTCTGTTCAGGCAGATTTTACTTTGAGGTTCAAGTTAAAGGAAAGACTCAATGGGACTTTGGAGTGGCCAGAGAGTCAATCAACAGGAAGGGACGCATTACACTGAGCCCTCAGGACGGTTACTGGACTATATGTTTGAGAAATGGAAATGAGTACAAAGCTGCTACTAGCCCAccagtcagtctctctctgaagtctcggcctcagaaggtgggggtgtttgtggattatgaggagggtctggtctccttttatgacgtagatgctgcagctcttatctactcctttactggctgctgcttcactgagaaactcttcccataCTTCTGTCCTGATCTTAATGATGGTCgtaaaaactctgcccctctgatcatctctcctgtcaatcaAGCTGAGTAG